A segment of the Saccharomyces kudriavzevii IFO 1802 strain IFO1802 genome assembly, chromosome: 2 genome:
cacacacacacaccccACACCCCACACCCAccacccacacacccacacaccacacccacacacacccacacacacccacacacacacactACTAAAGCTTAAGCTAGcacccatcactattacaCCATTagcatcaccatcatcatcaccatcactaacacccatcatcatcactaccatgactatcactaccaccatcatcatcatcactaccatcactgCCACtactaccatcaccatcactgtcataccatcactaccactcACTCTGCTATTACCCTAtccaccactcaaacggactgtaagaactccCTTTAATGTTAACCTGACCATGTACCCCACGCTTTCTcaccccaccacatgctttaccagcaccattccatcacatcactaaatacggcccttacctcagcggtttatacccagggccttttccacattaaacttAGTATTTCACATATTTATCTATCCACATCATATCTCTGCATCctgaatagtatatccccaactTATCACCttctcatctcttctgtatcatcCAAACACTACCCTCTATTTACCTACCATACATACAATGAAcctaaacaaagaaatggagaTAAATAATgtaaacaaagaaatgtagataaaaaaacgtaaataaataaacttttagaaagaaatgtaaacaaacaCACACTACCCACCTTTCCTACCTGACCCGGCTCTTCCCCATTGAATCATAGTATTATATCCAGCACATAGCCATACGGACGTtacagaatactgccaTACCACACCTCATCCTTATAGAACAGCACTCAATACTTCCATACTTCACAGTCTTTAccatatatcaacattctataatatgcactaccatcatcgtcgtcatcattatcaccactactaacacccatcactattgcaccataaccataaccatcactaccatcactaccatcactaccatcactaccatcaccaccataaccataccaccatcaccatcactatcatcaccaccatcatcatcactaccactttctctgctattaccctacccaccactcaaacggactgtaagaactccCTTTAATGTTAACCTGACCATATACCACCCTACGCTTTCTCACCtcaccacatgctttaccaTCTCTGATtcatcacatcactaaatacggcccttacctcagcggtttatacccagggccatttccacattaaactcacTGTATTTCACATTTATGTATCTATATCATGTCCTTGCATCctgaatagtatatccccaagttatcaccctctcacctcttctgtagcCCGAAATACCATCACGTGACCAGTATAAcccttattatatagtactaaaccacctctcatctataacatcactaagtacggcccttacctcagcggtttatacccagggccatttCAACACTAAACTCATtatatttcacatttatGTATCTATATCGTGTCCTTGTATCctgaatagtatatccccaagTTATCACCttctcacctcttctgtagcCCGAAATACAAACACGTGACCAATATAAGcccttattatatagtactaaaccacctctcatctataacatcactaagtacggcccttacctcagtggtttatacccagggccatttccacattaaactcacTGTATTCCACatttatccatctatatctCATATCTGCATCCTGGATAGTATACCCCCAACTCACCACCtcctcatctcttctgtatccCCTAATTACTAACTCCTTATTTTGATACTACCGCGTGGCACACCCAGCGGTTCATACCTAATGTCATTACACCAAACTCATACTATCTCACATTTAACACTTCATATGCCTTTCCTATGCCCTAAACAACATATACATGCACTCGTCATCTCCACACCTCCTCTATAATTACCAAACACTACACTCCATTACctcccatatatacaataatcgtaAACTATAAACATACACCACCCACCTTACTTAGACCATCACCCTATATCCATCATGTATCCCGCCTCATTAAACCGGCTCTTAGTCATTAAATCATAATATCACATCCAGCACATATTCACACGGACGCtacagaatactgccaTACCACACCCCATCACTATATATGGCACTCACCTAAACAGTTTATATCCTGTGCCATTTATTATCTCTACCCATTTCTGTCACATCTAACTATCCACAACTAATCACTTATCCTTGTGGACCATACAACTGCACTCAGTACTTCAATACTCTAACACCTTGACTATACATCAGCTTCTGCATTACGCCATTGTTAACATAActcatatatacaatacaatcaccaccatcacatCACCCCCATGCCCTCCACTCTCTAACATCATACTGCTCTCCTCACCTCAATACATATCCACTGACGTTGACTCTACTCTCACCTCAATACATATCCACTGACATTGACTCTACTAACTGCACTCCACCTACCATACTACAGTTATATAAGTGCACTAACACATGAATATTAACATAAACGCACCAATATATGAATACTTTACCCATCAGCACATTATCGTAAATATAGAAtacacaatatcatcacctCAATTAGCCGCCATTACAGTATTCTTAATATCCTTGACATAAATACCAGcacatacgcacacggaTGCTACATAAAATAATCCAATCACTTTAACCCCTACTCAAATTCcattattcatcatcatactCTTCCTCTACCATTAtctcctttcttcttatatatcCTTCGCATACTACTCTCACGTCACATGAAcataaaatatcatcacctAAATCCAAGTTTTAGGTCCCAGTATCTCCATTCCATGCACTACACTATAATACAACtacatacgcacacggacgctatagaatataacatACTCATATAGCGCCACCAcataatatcattactctCATTTTCCTATAATCAATCCctccattttatattttttaactatttttcacttttcataaaatattcaccagTCATAAATAATTCTCGCTAATCCTCActaatcattatttcatttataGGATCCATCTATATCCCCCACATACCTTGTAACATATACCATCCCTTTGGTTACTCATTAAATGGCATTCACGAAATGAACTTTACACAATCTCATTCCGTAATCCATTCCGCCaccgtttcaaaaataccatAATTGATCGAGCAGGcttataatattaatatacacatatattCAACTATATACACTGTcaaatcatatttttttatttttcattcctTCCTAATGTCCGTAGGATTTCATTCGTAAAAGCATGTTACCTATTTAGCAATGGTGTAAATACCATCCTTAGACAAAGCACTAGAGATGGCTGGTCTCAATCTGGTGGAGTACCATGGGACACCagtgatcattctggtcACTTGGTCTGGAGCAATACCGGTCAACATCGTGGTGAAGTCACCGTAGTTGAAAACAGCTTGAGCAACTTCGACTGGGTAGGTTTCAGTTGGGTGAGcggcttggaacaagtagtattgggccaagtgagctctgatatcagagacgtagacacccaattcaaccaagttgactctttcgtcggattgagctagggtggtggtggcagaGGCACCAGCAGCTAGAGcggcgacaccagcagcgattgaagttaatttgaccattgtatttgtttgttttggaCTGTTTCCTTAGTGGTGATATAGGCTTAactagaaagagaagaatgaaggcatattctcaaagataGATGATCAGAGCTGCTCTATTTAtacgatttctttgaccagTTTGTTGCTACCCAAACGAATTAGTGAACGCTCACGTTTCATCGCGTACTCCTTCTCATCTTACCTCTCGCACCCATATTCATTGTCACCATGGAGATGTGCCTGTCTTTGAACGACCTCTTTCACAGCTTTCGTATATGAAGGCACGTTTTgcattttccatattcTCTCGTATGcaccaaagaagaatgcCAATTATAGGGGAGCCGGGGTACCTTGAAAAACCCTTTTCCGTGCCTGcgatatttccttttttggcCAAATAGAAGATCCGAGTTTAGTTTGGACCCTCGTTCAGAGGCCCATCGTCTAGGCCCAGATTCATATGAGCTAAACGGTTGCCACGGAAAGGTAGCAAGCAGCTTTCACTTCCTCCAAATGGCGTGTGTTGTGAATCGTACCTATAGGGTCTGCCACTTTTTGCAATAGCACCAAAACTGCTGATAAGCCAATGTATGGACTCAAATCCCCAGTTTACTTGCtgaatttttctgttttacGGGATCTTTTGTCCGTATTCCGTGTGATCCAATAGTTTATGAATGCTATTTGTCGTACTTTCTGACTTCCGACTTGACTTCCACATAGCTTCGGTGCTCGGCATAATGCTGCTTGCCGTACTTTCTTCGGCGTCCCAGGAATGTGGGAGcaacttctttttgcatGGAAGGTCATCAAATATGCCCCCAGAAAGTaacgattttgaataacCCAGACCAAGTTAAAACGGCAACTCTCCTTTGAAAGCTAAACTTTTGCACTTTAACAGGAACTCCAAGCCTTCCCAGTGTTGATTAGTTCTGCTGTTTGTCCATTTCCGCAAAGTAAACCCTCAGGCCTTTTTTAATGCACAAAGTATTCGATTCTGAATATGACAGCTACATGACAAAAGACTTCATTGGTTACAAGGAAGCATATTCGACTCTAGACAACAAGATTTCTAGTAGCTTTATAGGTTTGTATCACGCGGTAGTTTTTGTAGAGCAATTTACATAACAGAGGAGCCAAATGAAGTTCCTCGTTGTTTGATACTAGATATGTCGAACGCCCCTTTATCGTGCTCCCACTTACTGATCAAGCATAATCTCAACTAAGCCTTCAACTGTTGCATAATGCGCGCCTTcggtgtttttttttcttggcagaaAAAGACAGTCTTCGAACTATATAAGGCAACCACTAGGAGGTTGCGACTCCAAGTAACAGATCTCCT
Coding sequences within it:
- the SKDI02G0010 gene encoding SRP1/TIP1 family protein, yielding MVKLTSIAAGVAALAAGASATTTLAQSDERVNLVELGVYVSDIRAHLAQYYLFQAAHPTETYPVEVAQAVFNYGDFTTMLTGIAPDQVTRMITGVPWYSTRLRPAISSALSKDGIYTIAK